A window of Phycodurus eques isolate BA_2022a chromosome 5, UOR_Pequ_1.1, whole genome shotgun sequence contains these coding sequences:
- the LOC133402536 gene encoding receptor-type tyrosine-protein phosphatase beta-like isoform X2: MDALLFLLMPIFVTSASQSSTFSLSSRTRQGSKVTGSTLRSQTGPVVQHMTFGLTSPRRALMPVRPVSSVWSQTSKMPPPVTDTSLTSKTVGDVSADTPPTLGSAAAPPFFNGGTPASEPATAAYASTPATSRASLATSTSSSTPTATPHVSNVASLLSTSFPSMTASSPAPPTASTPASSLASTSASSPTTTPASRPTSPPASSPTSTPASSPNTTPASSPTSTHASSPTSTPASSSNTTSASSPTSPPASTSASSPTTTPTSRPTSPPASSPTPTPASSPNTTSASSPTSPPASTSASSPTTTPASRPTSPPASSPTSTPASSPTSTPASSPNTTSASSPTSPPASSPTSTPGSSPTSPPASSPTTTSASSPNSPPASSPNSPPASRTTSTPASSPTATPASSPTSPPASIPTSTPASIPTSTPASIPTFTPASRPTSPPASSPTSPPASRTTSTPASSPTATPASSPTSPPASSPTPTPASSPNTTSASSPTSPPASTSASSPTPTPASSPNTTSASSPTSPPASTSASSPTTTPASRPTSPPASSPTSTPASSPTSTPASSPNTTSASSPTSPPASTPASSPTSTPGSSPTSPPASSPTTTSASSPNSPPASSPNSPPASRTTSTPASSPTATPASSPTSPPASIPTSTPASIPTSTPASIPTFTPASRPTSPPASSPTSTPASSPTSPPATNPTTTSASRTTSPPASRTTSPPASIPTSTPASIPTFTPASRPTSPPASSPTSTPASSPTSPPATNPTTTSASRTTSPPASRTTSPPASMTTSTPASSPTATPASSFTSLPTTVTAFTPTSTAASSLTTTSASSSTSTPASSPTSTPASSPTSPPASRTTSPPAPSPNSTPASSPNSTPATSPTATPASSHTSTSPPASSPTPTPASSPTSPPASSPTTTSASSPTSPPASSPIATPASSFTSIATTVTAFSPTATPASSPTSPPASSPTSPPASSPTATPASSFTSLATTVTAFTATSTSASSPATTPAPLTVGMPPSTPSSTAASTPSTSSGATSADTAGRAGTRFTMTTSTASNRQSGPSCSVTFMQVKVGVNWVLLTFSSQHVCYNFTAAAATHSSNVSGGVSDCLPPTAPAAPNFTCAITQLQAGTVYRISVASAQRGPAGPAGQVAVRTVPDGVSALSAVSVSDGTALRLTWTPPSGYWEKYSVLLWNGSTVLANETIEKLSRSYVFSADVLGLIGGRIYAAEVTVHSGIMISTARCQGRLAPGPVLQLRVHWADDSAVHVQWRPPSGEWDGYTAVIRQARSDSAAARSLLPREATGCAFHELASGRLYTVTVTTSSGNLSSSTSVNAWTTPSQVTRLQVFNLGSTESLLVQWEQAGGDVDLYLVLLVHEGSVIKNQSVPADATSLNFRDLKPGAHYRVVVTTVREGRTSRQTVAEGSTVPAAVGEVTVSNNGRMDFLSVSWRPAFGEVDSYVVALRDRDKALHTLVVSKSSHQCVFSSLVSGRLYNISISTRSGTFQNHTSILGRTQPSKVQNPTATHGARDDFLRVYWRPASGDFDLYLVSIKHNNAVLQNQTVSRMRNECVFHGLVPGRLYTVVISTWSGTYEASTSTHGCTFPAAVRSLRVARRSSRELWVVWAAALGDVDHYEVQLLFNDMKVFPPLTLGGGVGECCVSSLTPGRLYKVLVSTFSGPNQRTRFIEGRTVPSQVKNIQVSNDGDSSSLTVSWTPGEGDVDGYTAVLYRQHQQLAARPVLKLHNRVVFGSLRPGQLYGVTVQAFSGDLSSNQTASGRTVPSAVTALLVENPAGTDGLRASWREATGVSDGYFLQLLDERGAVLANATPTGALARHTFHGLSPGRRYGVLVRTTSGEVQSLGVSARARTRPAAATQLSVKSDTGTGLALSWSRPAGDLDSYDILLYGADEVLLERRRTGPSGLDCWFGGLAPGSVYRMEVVTRSGPLSNRSAVWARTAPSAVTSLRAESGDACDQLRVLWRRGQGGVDGYRVSLSAPDGSLRAQERLGSDVMEFIFGDLTPGRLYRVDVLSLSGDLANGTGVHGRTAPRSPGSLLFRGVTNTSLEVTWTAPADCDYDDFDVRWTPPDRGFAVNPYESRRSASRILRGLFPGRLYNVSLRTVSGASRGGGGAAPSYSPPVQRSVRTKPSPVVGLRCRPHSSTSVSCSWAPPETDFDSYAVECAHEDSGSLVYSRRWDRRPAAYVIGLLEPHKRYDVRVKVISDGSASEPAHDNVVTMIDRPPVPPVNTRVDAASALASASSILFRFNCSWFSDVNGAVKFFSVVVTESEGEDSVLPEQRHPLPSYGDYMSNASIKSYQTSLFASGGAAEACGYDIAVGTGTDVLGGLCDRSPPQRDGRHFCDGPLKPTTAYRLSIRAFTRASDGVSAPLYADTFLSLPVRTAAGPASGAAGGIGAAVFVTVVMATLAALIVCRRHAQRKSVQESSSVNMCVRRERALPRGHLGVRGKCRRMTSPVSVIDFERHCDKLQADAHFLLSEQYESLKDVGRNQATDAALLPENRGKNRYNNILPYDSTRVKLTCVDDDLSSDYINASYIPGNRFRREYIATQGPLPGTKDDFWKMVWEQNVYNAVMLTQCVEKGRVKCDRYWPADREPLYYGDLIVRMTSESTLPEWTIREFRICIEDDPRHVRVVRHFHFTVWPDHGVPDGTRALVHFVRTVRDFVNRSPAGGPTIVHCSAGVGRTGTFVALDRLLQQSDTCDTLDVYGCVWQLRLHRSHMLQTERQYAFVHQCISDVLRARNTTVFENVSLSQLCVRP; encoded by the exons CCCAAAGTTCGACCTTCAGTCTTTCCTCAAGGACACGACAAGGCTCAAAGGTGACAGGGTCAACTTTAAGGTCACAGACAGGACCAGTGGTCCAACACATGACCTTTGGCCTTACGTCTCCGAGGCGGGCCCTGATGCCGGTGCGCCCGGTCTCGTCTGTTTGGTCGCAAACATCGAAGATGCCGCCGCCGGTTACAGACACGTCGCTCACGTCAAAGACGGTGGGCGATGTCTCCGCGGATACGCCGCCCACATTGGGGAGCGCCGCCGCTCCTCCCTTCTTCAATGGGGGCACGCCTGCCAGCGAACCTGCTACCGCCGCGTATGCCTCGACTCCTGCCACCAGTCGTGCCTCCCTTGCCACCtccacttcttcttcgactCCTACTGCCACCCCTCACGTCTCAAACGTAGCCTCTCTTCTCTCCACTTCCTTCCCTAGCATGACCGCCTCCAGTCCCGCCCCACCTACTGCCTCCACCCCTGCCTCCAGTTTAGCATCCACCTCTGCCTCCAGTCCCACCACCACCCCTGCCTCCAGGCCCACCTCACCTCCTGCCTctagtcccacctccacccctgCCTCCAGTCCCAACACCACCCCTGCctccagtcccacctccacccatGCCtcgagtcccacctccacccctgCCTCTAGTTCCAACACCACCTCTGCCTCCAGTCCCACCTCACCTCCTGCCTCTACCTCTGCCTCCAGTCCCACCACCACCCCTACCTCCAGGCCCACCTCACCTCCTGCCTCCagtcccacccccacccctgccTCCAGTCCCAACACCACCTCTGCCTCCAGTCCCACCTCACCTCCTGCCTCTACCTCTGCCTCCAGTCCCACCACCACCCCTGCCTCCAGGCCCACCTCACCTCCTGCctccagtcccacctccacccctgcctccagtcccacctccacccctgCCTCCAGTCCCAACACCACCTCTGCCTCCAGTCCCACCTCACCTCCTGCCTctagtcccacctccacccctgGCTCCAGTCCCACCTCACCTCCTGCCTCCAGTCCCACCACCACCTCTGCCTCCAGTCCTAACTCACCTCCTGCCTCCAGTCCCAACTCACCTCCTGcctccaggaccacctccaccCCTGCCTCCAGTCCCACCGCCACCCCTGCCTCCAGTCCCACCTCACCTCCTGCCTCCATTCCCACCTCCACCCCTGCCTCCATTCCCACCTCCACCCCTGCCTCCATTCCCACCTTCACCCCTGCCTCCCGTCCCACCTCACCTCCTGCCTCCAGTCCCACCTCACCTCCTGcctccaggaccacctccaccCCTGCCTCCAGTCCCACCGCCACCCCTGCCTCCAGTCCCACCTCACCTCCTGCCTCCagtcccacccccacccctgccTCCAGTCCCAACACCACCTCTGCCTCCAGTCCCACCTCACCTCCTGCCTCTACCTCTGCCTCCagtcccacccccacccctgccTCCAGTCCCAACACCACCTCTGCCTCCAGTCCCACCTCACCTCCTGCCTCTACCTCTGCCTCCAGTCCCACCACCACCCCTGCCTCCAGGCCCACCTCACCTCCTGCctccagtcccacctccacccctgcctccagtcccacctccacccctgCCTCCAGTCCCAACACCACCTCTGCCTCCAGTCCCACCTCACCTCCTGCCTCCACCCCTGCCTctagtcccacctccacccctgGCTCCAGTCCCACCTCACCTCCTGCCTCCAGTCCCACCACCACCTCTGCCTCCAGTCCTAACTCACCTCCTGCCTCCAGTCCCAACTCACCTCCTGcctccaggaccacctccaccCCTGCCTCCAGTCCCACCGCCACCCCTGCCTCCAGTCCCACCTCACCTCCTGCCTCCATTCCCACCTCCACCCCTGCCTCCATTCCCACCTCCACCCCTGCCTCCATTCCCACCTTCACCCCTGCCTCCCGTCCCACCTCACCTCCTGCctccagtcccacctccacccctgCCTCCAGTCCCACCTCACCTCCTGCCACCAATCCCACCACCACCTCTGCCTCCAGGACCACCTCACCTCCTGCCTCCAGGACCACCTCACCTCCTGCCTCCATTCCCACCTCCACCCCTGCCTCCATTCCCACCTTCACCCCTGCCTCCCGTCCCACCTCACCTCCTGCctccagtcccacctccacccctgCCTCCAGTCCCACCTCACCTCCTGCCACCAATCCCACCACCACCTCTGCCTCCAGGACCACCTCACCTCCTGCCTCCAGGACCACCTCACCTCCTGCCTCCATGACTACCTCCACCCCTGCTTCCAGTCCCACCGCCACCCCTGCTTCCAGTTTCACCTCCCTTCCCACCACCGTGACTGCCTTTACGCCCACCAGCACCGCTGCCTCCAGTCTCACCACCACCTCTGCCTCCAGTTCCACCTCCACCCCTGCctccagtcccacctccacccctgCCTCCAGTCCCACCTCACCTCCTGCCTCCAGGACCACCTCACCTCCTGCCCCCAGTCCCAACTCCACCCCTGCCTCCAGTCCCAACTCCACCCCTGCCACCAGTCCCACCGCCACCCCTGCCTCCAGTCACACCTCCACCTCACCCCCTGCCTCCagtcccacccccacccctgcTTCCAGTCCCACCTCACCTCCTGCCTCCAGTCCCACCACCACCTCTGCCTCCAGTCCCACCTCACCCCCTGCCTCCAGTCCCATCGCCACCCCTGCTTCCAGTTTCACCTCCATTGCCACCACCGTGACTGCCTTTTCGCCCACCGCCACCCCTGCTTCCAGTCCCACCTCACCTCCTGCCTCCAGTCCCACCTCACCTCCTGCCTCCAGTCCCACCGCCACCCCTGCTTCCAGTTTTACCTCCCTTGCCACCACCGTGACTGCCTTTACGGCCACCAGCACCTCTGCCTCCAGTCCCGCCACCACTCCTGCCCCCCTTACCGTTGGCATGCCCCCCTCCACTCCTTCCTCGACCGCCGCCTCCACGCCTTCGACATCATCCGGAGCCACGTCCGCAGACACAGCAGGCCGTGCGGGAACAAGGTTCACCATGACAACGAGCACTGCCAGCAACCGGCAA AGTGGGCCGAGCTGCTCGGTGACCTTTATGCAGGTGAAGGTCGGCGTGAATTGGGTGCTGCTGACCTTCAGCTCCCAACATGTCTGCTACAACTTCACAGCGGCGGCGGCCACGCACAGCAGCAATGTTAGCGGCGGCGTCAGCGATTGTCTACCGCCGACGGCGCCGGCCGCTCCAAACTTTACCTGCGCCATCACACAGCTGCAGGCGGGAACCGTGTACCGCATCAGCGTGGCCTCGGCCCAACGCGGACCGGCGGGACCGGCGGGACAAGTGGCAGTGCGAACAG TTCCTGATGGGGTGTCGGCGTTGTCCGCCGTGTCGGTTTCTGATGGCACAGCGTTACGTCTCACCTGGACGCCTCCCAGTGGCTACTGGGAGAAATACAGCGTGCTTCTGTGGAACGGCTCCACAGTTCTGGCCAATGAAACCATCGAGAAGCTGAGCCGGAGCTATGTGTTCTCTGCCGACGTCTTGGGCCTGATAGGGGGTCGGATCTACGCTGCGGAGGTTACGGTGCACAGCGGGATCATGATCAGCACGGCGCGCTGTCAAGGACGACTCG CCCCCGGGCCCGTCCTGCAGCTTCGCGTCCATTGGGCCGACGACTCTGCCGTCCATGTCCAATGGCGCCCCCCGTCAGGTGAGTGGGACGGCTACACGGCAGTCATCCGACAGGCCCGGTCCGACTCGGCCGCGGCCCGGAGCCTCTTACCCCGGGAGGCCACGGGGTGCGCCTTCCACGAGCTCGCCTCGGGGCGCCTTTACACCGTCACCGTGACGACCAGCAGTGGCAACCTGAGTAGCTCCACCTCGGTCAACGCATGGACCA CTCCATCTCAGGTCACCAGGCTGCAGGTTTTTAATTTGGGAAGCACAGAGAGTCTTCTGGTACAGTGGGAGCAGGCCGGCGGGGACGTGGACTTATACTTGGTCCTGCTGGTACACGAGGGCAGCGTGATCAAGAACCAGAGCGTCCCGGCCGACGCCACCAGCCTGAACTTCCGTGACCTGAAGCCCGGCGCCCACTACAGGGTGGTGGTGACGACGGTCCGAGAGGGGCGCACGTCCAGGCAGACGGTGGCTGAGGGGAGCACCG tACCCGCTGCTGTTGGTGAGGTAACTGTCAGTAATAACGGGCGCATGGACTTCCTCAGCGTGTCGTGGCGTCCCGCTTTTGGGGAGGTGGACAGTTACGTGGTGGCCCTGAGGGACCGAGACAAGGCGCTTCACACGCTGGTCGTCTCCAAATCCAGTCACCAGTGCGTTTTTAGCTCCCTGGTTTCAGGACGCCTCTACAACATCTCCATAAGCACTCGCAGCGGAACTTTCCAGAACCACACCTCCATCCTGGGGAGGACAC AACCGTCGAAGGTTCAGAACCCCACGGCGACACACGGCGCCCGTGACGACTTCCTGAGGGTGTATTGGCGACCCGCCTCCGGAGACTTTGACCTGTACCTCGTGTCCATCAAGCACAACAACGCCGTGCTGCAGAACCAGACTGTATCCAGGATGCGGAACGAATGTGTCTTTCACGGCCTGGTCCCGGGTCGACTCTACACAGTGGTGATCAGCACCTGGAGCGGCACCTACGAGGCCAGCACCTCCACCCATGGTTGCACCT TCCCGGCGGCGGTGCGCTCCTTACGTGTCGCCCGTCGGTCCTCGCGGGAGCTTTGGGTGGTGTGGGCGGCGGCCCTGGGCGATGTGGACCACTACGAGGTGCAGCTGCTATTCAACGACATGAAGGTGTTCCCTCCGCTCACCCTGGGCGGTGGCGTGGGCGAGTGCTGCGTGAGCTCGCTCACACCCGGGCGCCTCTACAAGGTCTTGGTGTCCACCTTCAGCGGACCCAACCAGAGGACCCGGTTCATCGAGGGCCGCACGG TTCCCAGCCAGGTGAAGAACATCCAGGTGAGTAACGACGGCGACAGCAGCAGTTTGACGGTGAGCTGGACGCCGGGCGAGGGCGACGTGGACGGATACACGGCGGTTCTGTACAGGCAGCATCAGCAGCTGGCCGCGCGGCCTGTCCTCAAACTCCACAATCGGGTCGTGTTCGGCTCGCTGCGGCCAGGTCAGCTGTACGGCGTGACGGTTCAGGCGTTCAGCGGCGACCTCTCCAGCAACCAAACAGCCAGCGGACGCACAG TCCCGTCGGCGGTAACGGCGCTGCTCGTGGAGAATCCGGCCGGGACCGACGGGCTGCGGGCGAGCTGGCGGGAAGCGACGGGCGTGTCCGACGgctacttcctgcagcttctggaCGAGCGAGGCGCCGTCCTCGCCAACGCCACGCCGACCGGCGCCCTCGCACGGCACACCTTTCACGGTCTCAGCCCGGGAAGGCGCTACGGCGTCCTGGTCCGGACCACTAGCGGCGAAGTCCAAAGCCTCGGGGTCAGCGCCCGGGCTCGCACAC GTCCCgcggccgccacccagctgTCCGTCAAAAGCGACACCGGCACCGGTCTGGCCTTGAGCTGGTCCCGGCCGGCGGGCGACTTGGACTCGTACGACATTCTCCTGTACGGCGCCGACGAGGTCCTGCTGGAGCGGCGCCGGACCGGGCCGTCCGGCCTGGACTGCTGGTTCGGAGGACTCGCACCCGGTTCCGTCTACCGGATGGAGGTCGTCACGCGCAGCGGACCTTTGAGCAACCGCTCCGCCGTTTGGGCCAGGACAG CTCCGTCCGCCGTCACGTCTCTGCGTGCCGAGAGCGGCGACGCTTGTGACCAGCTGCGGGTGTTGTGGCGGCGGGGCCAGGGCGGCGTGGACGGCTACCGGGTGTCGCTGTCCGCCCCCGACGGCTCGCTGCGAGCGCAGGAGCGGCTGGGATCGGACGTCATGGAGTTCATTTTCGGCGACCTGACGCCGGGCCGGCTTTACCGCGTCGACGTCCTGAGCCTCAGCGGCGATCTCGCGAACGGCACCGGCGTGCACGGGAGGACAG CTCCCAGATCGCCGGGCTCCTTGCTATTCCGAGGGGTGACCAACACGTCCCTGGAGGTCACCTGGACCGCCCCCGCGGACTGCGACTACGACGACTTTGACGTGCGCTGGACGCCTCCCGACCGCGGTTTCGCGGTCAACCCGTACGAGAGTCGCCGGTCCGCCAGTCGCATCCTGAGAGGCTTGTTCCCCGGACGCCTCTACAACGTCAGCCTGCGCACAGTCAGCGGAGCCTCgcggggcgggggcggggccgCGCCCTCCTACAGCCCGCCCGTCCAGCGCAGCGTTCGCACCA AGCCGTCGCCAGTCGTGGGCCTCCGCTGCCGCCCCCACAGCTCCACGTCCGTTTCCTGCTCCTGGGCGCCCCCGGAGACCGACTTTGACTCCTACGCTGTGGAGTGCGCACATGAGGACTCGGGGAGTCTGGTCTACTCGCGCCGCTGGGACCGGCGCCCGGCCGCCTACGTGATCGGCCTGCTGGAGCCTCACAAGCGCTACGACGTGAGGGTGAAAGTCATCTCGGACGGCAGCGCCAGCGAACCGGCGCATGACAACGTGGTCACCATGATCGACC GTCCTCCGGTGCCACCCGTCAACACGCGAGTGGACGCCGCATCGGCGCTGGCGAGCGCGTCGTCCATCTTGTTCCGCTTCAACTGCAGCTGGTTCAGCGACGTCAACGGCGCCGTCAAATTCTTCAGCGTCGTCGTCACCGAGTCCGAAG GTGAGGACAGCGTTTTGCCGGAGCAGCGCCACCCTCTGCCCTCGTATGGCGACTATATGTCCAACGCGTCCATCAAGTCCTACCAGACGTCTTTGTTCGCCAGCGGGGGCGCCGCCGAGGCGTGCGGCTACGACATCGCTGTGGGGACGGGTACGGACGTTCTGGGGGGGTTGTGCGACCGCTCACCCCCGCAGCGCGACGGACGACACTTCTGTGACGGACCCCTCAAACCCACGACCGCTTACAG GCTGAGCATCCGAGCGTTCACGCGAGCGTCCGACGGCGTTTCTGCGCCGCTGTACGCCGACACCTTCCTGTCGCTGCCCGTGCGAACCGCCGCAG GCCCCGCGAGCGGCGCGGCGGGAGGAATCGGTGCTGCCGTCTTCGTGACGGTCGTCATGGCGACGCTGGCGGCGCTGATCGTCTGCAGACGACATGCGCAACGCAAATC TGTGCAGGAGAGTTCCTCAGTCAACATGTGTGTGAGAAGAGAGCGAGCTTTGCCAAGAGGTCACCTGGGGGTCAGAGG GAAGTGTCGTCGCATGACAag TCCCGTCAGCGTCATCGACTTTGAGCGCCATTGCGACAAACTTCAGGCCGACGCCCACTTCCTGCTTTCCGAGCAGTATGAG AGTCTGAAGGACGTGGGCCGCAACCAAGCCACGGACGCCGCGTTGCTGCCGGAGAACCGCGGAAAGAACCGATACAACAACATCCTGCCCT ACGACTCAACGAGAGTCAAGTTAACGTGCGTGGATGACGACCTCTCCTCCGACTACATCAATGCCAGCTACATCCCC GGCAATCGCTTCCGGCGCGAGTACATCGCCACCCAGGGGCCGCTGCCGGGAACAAAAGACGATTTCTGGAAGATGGTCTGGGAGCAAAACGTCTACAACGCGGTCATGCTGACGCAGTGTGTGGAGAAAGGACGG GTGAAGTGCGACCGCTACTGGCCGGCGGACCGGGAGCCGCTTTACTACGGCGACCTGATCgtccgcatgacctccgagtcGACGCTGCCCGAGTGGACCATCCGAGAGTTCCGCATCTGCATC gaggACGATCCGCGGCACGTGCGCGTGGTTCGTCATTTCCACTTTACGGTGTGGCCCGATCACGGCGTTCCTGACGGCACGCGGGCGCTGGTCCACTTCGTCAGAACCGTCAGAGATTTTGTCAACAGAAGTCCGGCTGGCGGACCCACAATCGTACACTGCAG CGCGGGCGTGGGTCGCACGGGAACCTTCGTGGCGCTGGACCGCCTCCTGCAGCAGTCGGACACGTGCGACACGCTGGACGTTTATGGATGCGTTTGGCAACTACGCTTGCACCGCTCACACATGCTGCAGACTGAG CGTCAATACGCGTTCGTGCATCAGTGCATCAGCGACGTGCTGCGAGCCAGGAACACGACGGTGTTCGAAAACGTCAGCTTGAGCCAG CTGTGTGTGCGACCTTAA